TTTTTGTGCTTCTGCCATGTTGATTACCTCATTTATGAAAATTTAATCCTTGCTAACTGGTTGAAATCTTTAGATAGTTAGCATCGACTGTAACTGGAAGTTGGTATGATGCATCTAGTAACACTACCGTTGCCTCTTCCTTTTCATGGTCAATTCTGGTGATTGTGGCCTTCATTCCCTTAAATGGTCCACCAGTGATCTCAACTGTGTTGTCTACTGCAAGTTGTGTCACAGTTGATTTCTTTACCAAGTATCCTTCAATATCCTTAAACTCTAATTCTCCACGAAGCTGACCTCTGATGTGCCTTACTCCCTCAATTGCTGCAAATGCGTTGTTTGGGTCTAGTGCTTCAATTACAACATATCCTTTGAGATTATCAACAAGTAGTACTGACTGGATGTTGATTTTGCCCATCTTAGCTCTCGCTTCCATAAGGTTCATGACAACTTTTTCCTGTCCACCAGTTGTCCTAATTGCAAAGAGATGAGATTTTACTTCTTGAGACAATTTTATCCTTCTAATGTGAAAACTGAAAATACAAACTGAATTATAAATCCAATCGTGCCGACGCCGCCAATTCCAAGTAGCACTAGTCGCAGATGCTGCATATAGTCATCTTTGTCTGATTTTCTGGTAATTTTCATGGTGTTTACCATATTCTTCAGAGTCTGCTTGGGGTTCATTGCCTGAAATTAATAAGGTGTCTTTATATCTTTTATCTGTGGATTTACTCGTAGCCTATCAAGACGACCCAGCAGGTCACAATATGGCCAAATTCATATCAAAAGATATGAAAAAAAATGGAGATATTTTTCGTGGCACAAAATACGATTTACTGATAATTCCAACTCCAGCGATTTCAGCTGATTGGCTCGAAGAAAAATATCATTATGATGGGTTTATCTTTTTATCAAAACATGCAGCAGAATCAGGAGTTTTGGCACTCACCTGTCATAGTACAGGAAATTTTTCTGATGCAATGTTTGGAGGAAATAATCGTCAAGTAGCAGTACCATATCCAAACATACAAAAAAAATATCTACAAACTTTGGCAAAAAACCATGATTCATTTTCAGAGTTTGATATCACAATAGAGGCAACTCATCATGGACCCACTGCTTTATCAAAGCCTACAATCTTTATCGAGATTGGAACCACTGAAAAACAGTGGGCAGACAAGAATCTATGCAATAAAGTGGCAAGTCTAGTCAAAGAAACCCTAGAATCTGAAATCCCGAAATATCCTGTGGCAATCTGTTTTGGTGGAACTCACTATCCATCAAAGTTCACAAAAGAGCTTTTGGAGGGAAAACACGCACTAGGAACTGTAATTCCAAAACATGGCCTAGATGCACTCGATGAGGAATTATTCAATCACATTATTTCTCAAAACAAGGATGCAAAGACTGCACTACTTGATTGGGGAGGTTTGGGTCAAAACAAACAAAAGGTTTTGGATTTCCTAAAGACAACTGATCTTGAGGTCATTAAACTTTGAATCTTGAAAATCGAGTTTACAAGAAATTGCTAGAGGTCCCAGAGGGCAAGGTCACAACTTATGGTGAGCTGGCAAAAGCAGTTGGTCTAAAAAATGGACAACGTGTAATTGGCAGAATTATGAACAAGAATCCTTATCCTGTAATTGTTCCCTGTCATCGAGTCATAAAATCAGATGGCAAGATTGGCGGATATGCATATGGAGAGGATGTAAAAAATGCGATGCTATCAAAAGAAGGAATCTCAATTAGAAAGGGAAAGATTCAGGAATTAGAAAAAACGATACACCGATTCTAGTCGTTTCGTTTTTCAATTGCTTCATTGATTAGTAATCTAAGGTGAGCCTTGTTTCTGACTGTGGCACCACCAATCTTTTTGTAGAGTTCCTTAAACTCTGGATTTGTAATCTCTTTTCTGTCCTTTGCAACTTTGAGGATGTATCGCAATGCGCGGACATTTTTAACATAAACTTCTTTCTTGCCAACTCGTGCACCCATTCGTCCTTTCTTGGAACCTGCCTTTGCTCCCCTCTTCTTTTTCTGTAGTGCCTTAAAATGAGCACGACCATGGGATGTTCCCTTGAATGACTTTATCTTAATTGTATTTGCAGTAATCAAACTGCGAATGTTCTCTCTTGTAATTGCATCTGCAATGTCATCTAGATGATCAGAATCAAAACGAATTCTATGGATTCCGACTCCAGTCATTCTGGAGACGAGTCTCTTTTTTGCTCTAAGATTTATCGGCACCAGCAGACACCCTTGCGTTGAAAACTTTGAATTTCTTTTCTAATGCTTTTACTATGATTTCTTTTCTCTTTTTTGTTCCAACACCGTGACCAATTCTTAGGCCATCAGTCTTTGGATTCAATTTTTCTAAATCTGCAATATTGTAAACTAAATTATCTGTATATCCAGATGGATGTAATCCTCGTGATTCTTTTGGAGCGCCGTATCCTACTTTGACAAGTCCAGGTCTGCCTCTGCCCTTTTGTTTTCTCTGGTGATTATCGATTCCTTTTGGTTTTCTCCAAGAAGTCTCTAATCTCTTGTATCTCCAGCTCTCTCCTCTTCTAAATGCTGGTCTGCTCTCGACAATCTTTTGTCTTACCTCGAGCTTCTCTTTGTTGATCGGCATGAGATGACTCTTGAAATTTTAAATAAATAGGTATCTCAAGGTCTCCTCTTCAGATTTTTTCTCATCGGAAAGAGA
This is a stretch of genomic DNA from Thermoproteota archaeon. It encodes these proteins:
- a CDS encoding D-tyrosyl-tRNA(Tyr) deacylase; this encodes MDLLVAYQDDPAGHNMAKFISKDMKKNGDIFRGTKYDLLIIPTPAISADWLEEKYHYDGFIFLSKHAAESGVLALTCHSTGNFSDAMFGGNNRQVAVPYPNIQKKYLQTLAKNHDSFSEFDITIEATHHGPTALSKPTIFIEIGTTEKQWADKNLCNKVASLVKETLESEIPKYPVAICFGGTHYPSKFTKELLEGKHALGTVIPKHGLDALDEELFNHIISQNKDAKTALLDWGGLGQNKQKVLDFLKTTDLEVIKL
- a CDS encoding 50S ribosomal protein L32e; amino-acid sequence: MPINKEKLEVRQKIVESRPAFRRGESWRYKRLETSWRKPKGIDNHQRKQKGRGRPGLVKVGYGAPKESRGLHPSGYTDNLVYNIADLEKLNPKTDGLRIGHGVGTKKRKEIIVKALEKKFKVFNARVSAGADKS
- a CDS encoding 50S ribosomal protein L19e, whose protein sequence is MPINLRAKKRLVSRMTGVGIHRIRFDSDHLDDIADAITRENIRSLITANTIKIKSFKGTSHGRAHFKALQKKKRGAKAGSKKGRMGARVGKKEVYVKNVRALRYILKVAKDRKEITNPEFKELYKKIGGATVRNKAHLRLLINEAIEKRND
- a CDS encoding protein translocase SEC61 complex subunit gamma, with amino-acid sequence MNPKQTLKNMVNTMKITRKSDKDDYMQHLRLVLLGIGGVGTIGFIIQFVFSVFTLEG
- a CDS encoding methylated-DNA--[protein]-cysteine S-methyltransferase, with product MNLENRVYKKLLEVPEGKVTTYGELAKAVGLKNGQRVIGRIMNKNPYPVIVPCHRVIKSDGKIGGYAYGEDVKNAMLSKEGISIRKGKIQELEKTIHRF
- a CDS encoding transcription elongation factor Spt5, yielding MSQEVKSHLFAIRTTGGQEKVVMNLMEARAKMGKINIQSVLLVDNLKGYVVIEALDPNNAFAAIEGVRHIRGQLRGELEFKDIEGYLVKKSTVTQLAVDNTVEITGGPFKGMKATITRIDHEKEEATVVLLDASYQLPVTVDANYLKISTS